aacgtttgttttccttgttttttttttgttgcaattaCTGTTAATAAATCTAGAATATTAAGCATGTTTTTGCAGTACttcatgtttttcatttttctgtgTTAGATGTAtacgcgtgtatgtgtgttttgtacgtgtgtttgtgtattagCGTGGTACAAGGTACGAAGGTGGGGAGAACGGGGGAGAGGAAACGATATTGATTGATGTGTGATTTTTAATTCTTGTTTTTAACATTACGCGCTTTTGCGTTCGATCGAACCTAACATCGGTTCTGCCTGTTGTTGGCCGCCCCGCGCTGTTACCCTTGGAAAGGGGTCTATTTCTTTGTTAGATTTTAGATACATCTTGATGAATTATTTCACGCTTTCGCTTTTTACTTTAATCCTCCTCCTCCCCCTTACATCATTCACCCACCCCATCCTACCGGGTATTCTTCTAATGCTATCCGatttgctgctgccaaagcTGATTCTTTACGCATTAAATTATATTGTTATGCTATTGTTTCTCTTTTAAGTGCCACAACGTGAGTTGATGAGGGTAGTGTatatgcgcgtgtgtgtgtgggtgtgtgtgtgtttatatatGTGGTGAATGcattatatttttacgatcacCCACAATCGTCGGTAACGTCCTTTCTAGTCCACTGCATGCCCTCAGCCACGTAAAGCGGTAAAGTTTACGCGTTATCAATTTGCAAGAATAACACATGAAGGAAACTGACGGCGAATTCACAAAATATATAAAGGATTCTCATGAAACGGAACAAAAGTAAAACGATCGTGCCACTATCAAAGCCTCGGCAAAACACCTCCAATGTGCCGGTACGAGCACATTATTTCTCCTTCGCTTAGTGTCGACAGTTATCATTTAATAAACAAGCTTTTGCTTTGGAGGAACAATCAAATAACATATCCTTTTCCAATGGGGGACCATGGCTAACTACTATAACTTCACAAATTCTTAACTCTTTTCTGGGGTAAAGGATATGTATGTAACATATGTACCACATGCTCTTGAGCTTTAGGAAAGGTGTGCTTAAATTACTTGTTTTGCTAACAAAGTAAGTAGATTACGAAGGAAAAGAGAGATGTGGGAAAAACGGCATCCTTTCACACGCGCACCACCCGCACTcacaaaaacataatttcgttttttcttcgtcCACTATACAATTTGCTCCAAAGCATATAAATTTCGCCTCGCACGTACATATCATCATTTCAACAAGCTTGTCAATTACTTTACACGATAAGGGCAAATCAGCAAATGTGATCTTCCTCGGGTTGACATATATAAAGTGACTGGCAGTTACCACCGTACGATCTTTCCGCATGTAAGCGTAACACCTGTCTGTCTGTGTCTATGTCTATGtctgtgtatatgtgtgtatgaGAGGTGTGAACGACGGATCACATTTGCGAATTAAACGCTGCATGGTCGAAGGATCACTTAACGATCCACCCGTCCGTTGGTGTTAAAAAGGATGTTATTACGAATACGAGTGAATCCTTGTGAAATATAATGCATGTGTGTAGTAACACGCGCACAAATTTGCTACGTGTCTCTGTGTTTGTGAGTTTGTATGGGTCAGCGtgggtgtgttgtgttgttatgTAGGTATTGTAGCATTATTATGCATGACACGCTTCTCTGTGAGGAAAGCGGGTttagaaaaaatattatttattacatcaCTTGCTTAACGCGGCAGCCGCATCGACCGCCGAAGCATTCTGCTGGGAAGTGGCGCCGGCAGAAAGCGCCGACCCGGCACCCGATGATCCCGgcggctgggaagcgcctccGGCACTGctattattgttgttattgccAGTCGTGTTTGCCGACGAGGGCGCGAAGGATGATGTGGATGTTACGGTGGGCGATGAAAGTGAGTTGGGATTTAGCTGCGCACCGCCAGCTCCCCCGAGCGATGAGTTGGCGTCCTGTATTAGTCCTCCTGCCGATTGATTGGTGAGCGGATTTTGTTCCTTGTTTGGCGCACGGGACGATATTTCCAATTCGTTCAGTCGCTTCCACAGCTCTTCTCGTTCCCGCTCTCGTCGTTTTTCTCTGTCGGATTGAAATGGGAGCAATTAATGTCAGGTGTTTGTCATATGTTAGTTACTAAGAGGTGAGTTTAACTatgaataaaaacattcaccaaaGCTGTGTGTTTAGCCTATCTGTAGCGGAATGGAATAGTACTTACTTCTGCCTCTCTGCTTTGTAGCTTGCTGTTAGTTCATCAAACAGCTTCGAGTTCATCTCCATGAACGTTTTCAGCACGTTGTACACTAGGGCAACAATTGTTTGATTCCAGTGCTCTTTGCTGATCCGGTAGAGCGCCGGGAACATAATTGGCATTATAACGGCATTGTTGTCCTCGATCAGTGACATTGCGTACTCATTGTTCCAGAAGTAAAGCGCTCGTTCGGCGACCTAATCAAAAAAGCAAGGAAACCATTTTATTAGCAAACACACCGAATATCAAAACCCGGCCGAAGTTTTCCTCGCGCCGCAGAACACTAATCTTACCTGAAAGTGTGGACTGGACACGCACTTGGCGATCTGTCGAAAGAGTGGTTCTTGTATTTTAACAAATTGCGGCGGCTCGATCACGTCCAGTATTTCTTCGATTTCGCCAAGAAACATCACCTCCTTCTGCGAGCACGTCTTTGGCCAGAATTTTAGTAAACCCCGCACGACCGGTTCAGTCAACGAGGCATCCTTCTCGAGGAACTGCACCACGCAGTAAGCGAGCTGGGCATGGTAGAGGGACAGCACTTTCACCTTGTGTAATGGCAACAGAACCTTCACCAAAAACTGTTTGTGTTCCGCCTTCAACGGCAGAGCGAACCCATTGATTATGCTttagtaaaaataatataaaagaaaTGGATATTAGAATTTGTAATGATAATTTTATAAGACCATTATTCATTGCATTATTCATTGCAAACGAATGTAACAAGCCAAGAAGTGATAATTTAAACTTCTCAAACATTTATAAAACCCGAGTCTTTTGTGTACTTTGGTTGTTTGGCTTCGAAAGAAAAAGTTGTACACGAACGAACGGTAGCATAATGCAAATCTTTTTTCACTCTATCCTTATCATATCTTTTTCCCTATCGAACTCTGACGCGCGCGGCGTACTGTTCacatgtatttattttatgaatcAATGTTTCCTTCATCACTACACATGCGCATGAACACACGTTAACGCTTGTTGAGCGACTAACCCTACACAATGAATGAACCAATGAGCACTGGTGGTGGCAACACGTAACGGAGAGTGAGTTATGCGCGAAAGATGAACCTTTTCGTTGCATCCGTACGAGTGTACTCGCTCTCTTCCTTCACTAACAGCAGTACGCACGCCATGCATGCACATGAAATCAAGTGTGCCACTTACAACATGTACGCGTTTGTGTGGCAAAAAGCTTGTCAGATGGACTTATGGACAAAGTATGCTACCCTTCCTAATAATCTACCTTGCAAAGCGGTACGCACATCATTCCATTAGTAATTTCGGTGCTTACCTTCCCAAAATTTCCAGCAGCTCGCCGACGCCATTGAAATGTTCCGTTTCATATATAAAACGTAGGAATATATTATTAATTTGCTTACGAATAAACGCACGTAATCCTAGAAATTTGCCATAGATGCGATGCAGCACGGTCTTTAGAAAATCACGCTCTCTCGGATCCTCGGAATCGAACAGTTCCAGCAACTGCAAAGCAAAAGGACACCACCAAATTAATCGTGTTCCGGGGAAGAtacatattattatttattcgcGGTGCTGTATTGCTGTAGAACATATGTGTACCGTAATTGTAGCTAGATTTACTGACCTGCAGTACAAATTTCTGATCGATTACTTTCTTCCCGAACGTTGCTTGGAAGTCGGCTGATTCGAGAAACCGAAGAAATACTTCATACACCAGCTGTAGATGGGGCCAGGAAGCTTCTAAGGTAGGATCGTCCTCTTCCGGATCGAAGTCAGGATTTTCGCTGGGCGGCAGGGTTCGAAACAAATTCACCGATATCTACAATATTTCAGATGCAAAAAGAGCAAGTGagcatttatttcatttaaatctAGCCTCAAATGAACCCTTACCATTTTGATAATCTCCGGATAGACATTCTCCGTCAACACGCCACGGCCGTGTGTGATGTAGGCTGAAAGATCGTTTAGGGCTGCCCGCtttatttcctttcccttCAGATCCGAAAGCGGATCCATAAAATCGAACGAAACGCAGCATTGTCGTAGCTTGCGTATGAATAACTCCTCCTGCTCTAAGCTGGAACAGTCAACTGAAACGAAATATAACAACACGTGTAAATTGTGATACAACTTGTAATAGAGCCTTGTACCAAAATGCAGCAACAAGCGCGTTCCGTACCTTTGAGTGGTGGTAACTGTTGCAGCTCGACATCCTGTGAATTCCTGTACCGTGATGAGCCCTGagattttttgcttttcttcttgaGCGAACGTTTGGCGAACGGATCGATTCGATCTACGAACGTTCCGGACGACATGGTTTGGTTGGCAGGTTGCAGTTATGTGCCCTTGTGTTGTTCGGaactgatgctgctgttgaagtttgcttctttttgcGGCTTTCGCTAACTGTTGAGCACCGCGCGTGGTCAACGAATCGATCACTAGATCACACCACACATACACTGTCTTCTTTAATGCAACCTCGCTATTTTTGGACCACTATccctcggtgtgtgtgtgtggtaggAAGAAAAGCCTGCCTGGAGGGATGTATTACGCCGTGTAAGGCTGATCAATCACTTTCAACGAAGATGCCGTTTCGATCGTGTGTTGAGAACGACGCGATCCTTACACGCCACCACAAAGAGGCTGAAGGATGTCTTTGGAGGATTTGTATTTTGTACACTTACATACTCTGCACCACACCAGCAGTACGCATCGGTCAACACAAGCAATTGCAACGGAAGAAAGTATAGCAAgttacgcacacaaacacacaccctttTCAATCGAAGTTGCTATGTTTTGTCGCGGCGTTACGTTAAACGATAAGGTAAACTATTTCCCCACTAACTAGTGTGCTGCTACTGGCTGCCGATTATACCGGGTTCCTCTTTATCCTGATGTTTAACAACAGTCAACGGCACGAACTGCAAAAGCACATCGAAATGATCGTGTTTATTTGCTGCTGTCCAACAGCGTCGAGGACTCGCACATTAGCTGACGGGTGTAAGTTGAGATGCTAGAGGCTGTCCCTCCTTctggttgcctttttttcattGACTTTAACACGcagctacacacacacactcgattGGTTTAGCTTCGGGTGCTAACACTGTCGTATGTCGAACTTCACACTATCCAGTTACACTCGCATTGCActtccttcctgctggcgacTATTATCCGGCTCTTCCCATCGGGTTGGACTTGGCAGCAACTCAATGCACACGGATTAAATCATCACAATTCTTAACATTTTTGCTTTCGTTGCAACACTTTCTTGCGCGTTTACGCGTTTTGCTTTCTTATTGCATCGGGGGACGTATGCGGCAAATTTACACACACGCTTGGACACCACTTGGTACTACTTAATACCCTTTTACATTTAGGTTTTCACTTTAAACCATCCACGGGTTTCTTATTCATTTTCTGTATTACACGGACTATGCGTTGCACGCtgctgtaaaacaaaaaagaaaagcattcaTCAGTTTATGCATACTGGGAAAACGCTCGTACCTGATCGATAATGCTAATTACAACTAGTTCGACATTTCGTTTTTGGTTGAGGAAGGTACAATTTTCGATTTAGTTTTATCCTGCGCATATAATCCAATTCAACCAATGGTTTTGCAGCACGACGTCGCACGAGTGAATACCCCATGGGTTTCAAAAAACGCCGAAAATCTGTaacgaaaggagaaaaaagtaAATTAATATAAGATAACCAATTTCAgtaattatttctattttttttattttattcgcaataaatttataataatcaACTTCTATTAAGAGGGACAAATGTGTTCATGAAGCAATGCAAAGAGGTTGACGCTTGTTTGAgaataatttgttaattaCCCAAGTTTCAGCATACTTTTTTCAGGTTGTATCTGCTGCCAACGAAAGAACTCCTCAGtgctctttttgttttattgtcgcAGTACATGATAGACTAAAAAAGTTTGATTTAGTTCAAGAATTGTTGCGAAGTCTGCTACGAAGCTTCATTAACCATTGGCTTTGGTTATCTATTATGAAGCTTAGTAATTACTTAGTATTATTATCAAACGTAGCCCTATGCAACGTTCCTCGTCTTCCCAACCAAAAATGGCCACTGTTGATTCTTTTAAGAGTAGTTCAACATTACATATTTCTGTTTAGTTCCAAGCCCAGGCAAATTGCGCCATtcgaatgtttcttttttcattaaatctgCAATATACCGTTCGTGTGATAAGTCCCTCGTCGGGCACTGATAAACATACAATATACTAGATATAGTAAggctatgatttttttttgtctacacATTGCGCCCTGCATATTATCACAGTCGGCCACACACAAGAGCATGACAAGAAGAGGCGAAGTTCCATCATCACCACACGAGGCCATCCTTATCGGACGTGAATGGTAATGTGTTAACGTATTTGAAGGgtaatgcacacacacacacacacggtcgcGCGCGCTTGGTTGCCCGTACAATGTGAAAGGGTCGACTCTATATTTGtctatttgtttgttattgattttttgcAGCCTTATCAGTGGTATTGCAAAATGCTGTTGCTACCGATCCACAGCAGACACACTAGACACTGGGGATATAGATGAGGGAACCATCGACGACACATACGTCCGAAGCAGCGCAGCACTGTGCTAAAGCGGTGAGGAGTTTGAGACCTCGCACCTGACGCCACCCTTACGAAAGGAGAAAGAAGACAGGCGGCTGGAAACGCCTGTCGAAAGATAACACACGGTGTCACACTGCGGAAGGTGCCCCCGTCGTCTATACGCGCGGTGCCGCCGCGGAGGATTGCAGGAAGCCGCAGGCAGGGCA
The Anopheles moucheti chromosome 2, idAnoMoucSN_F20_07, whole genome shotgun sequence genome window above contains:
- the LOC128299788 gene encoding serine/threonine-protein phosphatase 2A 56 kDa regulatory subunit epsilon isoform, with amino-acid sequence MSSGTFVDRIDPFAKRSLKKKSKKSQGSSRYRNSQDVELQQLPPLKVDCSSLEQEELFIRKLRQCCVSFDFMDPLSDLKGKEIKRAALNDLSAYITHGRGVLTENVYPEIIKMISVNLFRTLPPSENPDFDPEEDDPTLEASWPHLQLVYEVFLRFLESADFQATFGKKVIDQKFVLQLLELFDSEDPRERDFLKTVLHRIYGKFLGLRAFIRKQINNIFLRFIYETEHFNGVGELLEILGSIINGFALPLKAEHKQFLVKVLLPLHKVKVLSLYHAQLAYCVVQFLEKDASLTEPVVRGLLKFWPKTCSQKEVMFLGEIEEILDVIEPPQFVKIQEPLFRQIAKCVSSPHFQVAERALYFWNNEYAMSLIEDNNAVIMPIMFPALYRISKEHWNQTIVALVYNVLKTFMEMNSKLFDELTASYKAERQKEKRREREREELWKRLNELEISSRAPNKEQNPLTNQSAGGLIQDANSSLGGAGGAQLNPNSLSSPTVTSTSSFAPSSANTTGNNNNNSSAGGASQPPGSSGAGSALSAGATSQQNASAVDAAAALSK